A stretch of Miscanthus floridulus cultivar M001 chromosome 13, ASM1932011v1, whole genome shotgun sequence DNA encodes these proteins:
- the LOC136500170 gene encoding uncharacterized protein translates to MAEAGLAHVPACRAPRQPSAPAHLACRPTRHAIPRASRLGPALRRSPARRSHTRRPWQNTPAAWRPYAVDAVARHSRPAPAPTRPPTSAEAGALSCSLPRCLSSPQAPSSLTLPLAAPPHPPAKFTVPSPPRPAIARQQFRLALRHVVLALVPTDRAQVVPSSASPPSAMAPPCSAAVEGTFLLFSNLPSYLPAFASFS, encoded by the coding sequence atggccgaagccggcctggcccaCGTCCCCGCCTGCCGCGCGCCTCGCCAGCCCAGCGCGCCAGCCCACCTCGCGTGCCGGCCCACGCGCCACGCCATCCCGCGCGcgtctcgcctcggcccagccctgCGCCGCTCCCCTGCTCGCCGCTCGCACACGCGCCGACCATGGCAGAacacgcccgccgcgtggcggccatacgCCGTCGACGCCGTCGCGCGTCACAgccggcctgcgcccgcgcccacgcgcccgcctacttcTGCTGAAGCCGGTGCGCTCTCTTGCtctctcccgcgctgcctctcctctccgcaaGCACCGAGCTCACTCACTCtccccctcgccgcgccaccgcacccgccggccAAATTCACCGTGCCTTCTCCACCGCGGCCAGCAATCGCACGCCAGCAgttccgcctcgctctccggcacgtAGTGCTCGCGCTTGTGCCGACTGATCGAGCTCAGGTAGTGCCTTCTAGcgcctcgccaccgtcggccatggcgccaccgtgctcgGCTGCCGTGGAAGgcaccttcctcctcttctccaacctGCCTAGCTACTTGCCCGCCTTCGCCAGCTTCTCGTGA
- the LOC136501225 gene encoding auxin-induced in root cultures protein 12-like: MAASTMPHHLALLLLLLASPAATRLASAACASEKFPAGRAYATCEDLPKLGASLHWTYDASKNSLSVAFVAAPAAPGGWVAWGLNPTGEGMAGTQALVALAGSGSAAPTVRTYNITGYVPLGKASTPLDFPATDLAADAAGSGGKIRVYGKLQLRKGMKAVNQVWQVGASSTGGAPDKHAFQADNLNAKSKLVLAGKAAAEAPSPAPAPEAGGPAKSSGGAAGSDSGAASSIAPSKSPNAAVAAAGVSAPALLVLALVGFLATV; the protein is encoded by the coding sequence atggccgcctccacgaTGCCGCACCACCTcgcgctgctcctgctcctgctggcCTCGCCGGCGGCGACGCGTCTAGCATCCGCCGCCTGCGCGAGCGAGAAGTTCCCAGCGGGGCGAGCGTACGCGACGTGCGAGGACCTCCCGAAGCTGGGCGCGTCGCTGCACTGGACGTACGACGCGTCCAAGAACTCCCTGTCGGTGGCGTTCGTGGCGGCGCCCGCGGCGCCCGGCGGGTGGGTGGCGTGGGGCCTGAACCCGACGGGCGAGGGCATGGCGGGCACGCAGGCGCTGGTGGCGCTGGCGGGGTCCGGGTCCGCGGCGCCCACCGTGCGGACGTACAACATCACGGGGTACGTCCCGCTGGGGAAGGCCTCGACGCCGCTCGACTTCCCGGCCACCGACCTCGCCGCGGACGCCGCGGGCAGTGGGGGCAAGATCCGGGTGTACGGCAAGCTGCAGCTGCGTAAGGGGATGAAGGCCGTGAACCAGGTGTGGCAGGTCGGGGCCTCCTCCACCGGCGGCGCCCCCGACAAGCACGCGTTCCAGGCGGATAACCTCAACGCCAAGAGCAAGCTCGTCCTCGCAGGCAAGGCGGCGGCCGAGGCCCCGTCGCCCGCCCCCGCGCCCGAGGCTGGCGGCCCGGCCAAGTCGTCCGGTGGTGCCGCCGGCAGCGACAGCGGCGCGGCGTCGTCCATTGCGCCGTCCAAGTCGCCTAACGCTGCTGTGGCCGCGGCCGGCGTGTCCGCGCCCGCACTCCTCGTGCTCGCGCTGGTGGGTTTCTTGGCGACGGTATGA